From Anopheles darlingi chromosome 2, idAnoDarlMG_H_01, whole genome shotgun sequence, the proteins below share one genomic window:
- the LOC125952598 gene encoding proline-, glutamic acid- and leucine-rich protein 1-like: protein MDGVGQLLNPIVQAGNDSLLSLFLNNLDEHQTFWTDPKSDLETIFSKISALLANAATRNHALKTLHFMLPHCPLEIVEEKAQHYITVCEKVCNLHKSPESITLVYAVLKQLLLHSINSAELRKLISSHLSTFILHPLGTNFEASANPHFLTVLEVAMRHYSGVCGALKTRIEQFLYSLADATDPQTVLGTATCMLLLQQIRGGGQHGTLHKKTWEEYYGKLVDTIHELLNKVFAHTPETFDEQTNLECLKLPALPPTNDPLRTAQLVVVRVNNLIVWLEHAIVGAYAVPKPIAPFKALNLVLRGLSVTCGAMSKNAITENVAFGTFLPRIQRSLLGVLDGLINTLGSHMLIFAELICDAFVKCLRATQNVRHGATGQKKSFTQLRAKVYESIAVWCERMNYGSSIENANEQILEHIVRDITPFVGEVTLKMDANSLKRLSSKAKKKLQKERNAATALNQAHSNGAVYAERKEQLIDTGNEELCREALKCLTIVLQSAGCFIKPVTHKLLQERIVPLCFSLVTTNQSTRGLYRDANTRIGLLRSFAALITNPHHRCPPPLQYAMHIFTSLRTADPSVEVRSVAGELARSAELIIHPWKETLYFPVEQASIKEALTNKERQPLAKVLLETEAPIVTEIMKAAKLSPSKQTPEQVIEVDDMADDSEGEINESLAVTEGSEESEDHGHVDEITDEPEGWVEEVSNASNHQVEKVTTNGSTGVVNNMESYNDGIIHASTPEDKLAEPSIVSIEDSDEEQQPTPNIADADGDDDDDVVEVPLDEESGTGSTTSGGKKHSLTHESNGTPNKMAKLSEAESGNDKAKNVDDIVAEMVAEFVDEP from the exons ATGGACGGTGTAGGACAACTACTCAACCCAATCGTACAGGCCGGAAACGATAGTTTGCTGTCCTTGTTTCTGAATAATCTGGATGAACATCAAACCTTTTGGACCGAC CCTAAAAGTGACCTAGAGACCATTTTTTCCAAGATAAGTGCTCTGTTGGCCAACGCTGCCACGCGGAATCATGCTCTCAAAACGCTTCACTTCATGCTGCCGCACTGTCCGCTGGAAATCGTCGAAGAAAAAGCGCAACACTATATCACCGTCTGCGAAAAGGTGTGCAATTTGCACAAATCGCCGGAATCGATTACACTGGTGTACGCCGTGTTGAAgcaactgttgctgcattCTATCAATTCCGCCGAACTACGCAAACTTATCAGTAGCCACTTGTCCACTTTCATCTTGCACCCGCTTGGAACAAACTTCGAGGCGTCTGCCAATCCCCATTTCCTAACCGTTCTGGAAGTGGCGATGCGCCATTATTCGGGCGTTTGTGGTGCACTTAAAACACGAATTGAACAATTCCTGTACAGTCTAGCAGATGCGACCGATCCGCAAACGGTGCTCGGTACGGCCAcgtgtatgctgctgctgcaacagattCGCGGCGGAGGACAACACGGTACTTTGCACAAGAAAACCTGGGAAGAGTATTACGGCAAGCTGGTGGATACCATTCACGAGCTGCTGAACAAAGTTTTTGCCCATACGCCGGAAACATTTGACGAGCAGACGAATCTGGAGTGTCTGAAGCTGCCAGCACTCCCGCCAACGAACGATCCGCTACGTACAGCTCAACTTGTGGTCGTTCGTGTTAACAATCTGATCGTCTGGCTGGAGCATGCCATCGTCGGTGCTTATGCTgtaccgaaaccgatcgcacCGTTCAAGGCATTGAATTTGGTGCTGCGTGGTTTATCGGTTACATGTGGAGCGATGAGCAAGAATGCGATAACGGAGAACGTTGCCTTTGGAACATTCCTCCCTAGGATTCAGCGCTCTTTGCTAGGTGTCCTGGATGGTCTGATAAATACGCTTGGTTCACATATGCTCATCTTTGCTGAACTGATTTGTGATGCCTTTGTGAAGTGTCTCAGGGCTACGCAAAACGTACGACATGGGGCTACTGGACAAAAAAAGAGCTTCACGCAACTCAGAGCTAAGGTATACGAAAGTATTGCAGTGTGGTGCGAGAGAATGAATTATGGCAGTAGCATCGAGAACGCAAACGAACAGATCCTGGAGCATATTGTACGTGACATCACACCCTTTGTGGGTGAGGTAACGCTCAAGATGGATGCCAATAGCCTGAAGCGTCTCTCCTCGAAGGCAAAGAAGAAActgcaaaaggaaaggaatgcaGCGACGGCACTGAATCAAGCGCACTCCAACGGAGCTGTCTATGCGGAGAGAAAAGAGCAGCTGATCGATACAGGAAACGAGGAACTCTGTCGCGAAGCTTTAAAATGCTTGACAATTGTTTTGCAATCTGCCGGATGCTTCATCAAGCCGGTTACCCATAAGCTGCTACAGGAAAGGATTGTTCCATTGTGCTTTTCCCTCGTCACTACCAATCAAAGCACTCGCGGATTGTACCGAGATGCCAACACACGCATAGGATTGTTACGCAGCTTTGCTGCACTCATCACCAATCCGCATCACCGTTGTCCACCGCCGTTGCAATATGCTATGCACATATTTACCTCACTTCGAACAGCCGATCCAAGCGTAGAAGTTCGTTCAGTTGCAGGCGAACTAGCCCGCTCAGCTGAGTTGATTATTCACCCTTGGAAGGAAACGTTGTACTTCCCGGTGGAGCAGGCTAGCATCAAGGAGGCGCTGACCAACAAGGAACGCCAACCTCTCGCGAAGGTGTTGCTGGAAACTGAAGCTCCAATCGTTACGGAAATCATGAAAGCGGCTAAGCTTTCGCCATCGAAACAAACGCCTGAGCAGGTGATTGAAGTAGATGACATGGCAGACGATAGCGAGGGAGAAATAAATGAATCACTTGCTGTGacggaaggaagcgaagaatCGGAAGACCATGGCCATGTGGATGAGATCACCGATGAACCAGAGGGATGGGTTGAAGAAGTTAGCAACGCATCGAACCATCAGGTCGAGAAGGTAACAACGAATGGAAGCACTGGTGTGGTGAACAACATGGAATCTTACAATGATGGCATTATACATGCTTCAACGCCGGAAGACAAACTCGCCGAACCTTCAATTGTGTCCATAGAAGATAGCgatgaggagcagcagccaacccCCAACATTGCTGACg